Proteins encoded within one genomic window of Macrotis lagotis isolate mMagLag1 chromosome 3, bilby.v1.9.chrom.fasta, whole genome shotgun sequence:
- the PPP1R3B gene encoding protein phosphatase 1 regulatory subunit 3B: MAVDIEYRYGYMTSPLRRDRFACKILPTTTKPLRPCIQLNSQSEANGVMAPLVQEKKAKKRVSFADNQGLALTMVKVYSEFDDPLDLPFNITELLENIVTLTTAECESFVLDFEQPSADYLSFRNRLQADHVCLENCVLKDKAISGTVKVQNLAFEKTVKIRMTFDTWKNFTDFECQYMKDTYAGSDRDTFSFAISLPEKIQSYERMEFAVCYECNGQTYWDSNQGRNYRIIQAELQGMQGGPPAQTGPDLGISFDHFGSPRCSYGLYPEWPSYLGYEKLGPYY, encoded by the coding sequence ATGGCGGTGGATATCGAGTACAGATATGGCTACATGACTTCCCCTTTGCGCCGGGACAGATTTGCCTGCAAGATCCTGCCCACGACAACCAAGCCCCTTCGGCCTTGCATTCAACTGAATAGCCAGAGTGAGGCCAATGGTGTCATGGCCCCACTCGTCCAGGAGAAGAAGGCTAAAAAGCGGGTGTCCTTCGCGGATAACCAAGGGCTGGCCTTGACCATGGTCAAGGTATACTCAGAGTTCGATGACCCCTTGGACCTCCCATTCAACATCACTGAGCTTCTGGAGAACATCGTGACCCTGACCACAGCCGAATGCGAGAGCTTCGTCTTGGACTTTGAGCAGCCATCCGCCGACTACCTTAGTTTCCGGAACCGGCTGCAGGCCGACCACGTCTGCCTGGAGAATTGTGTGCTAAAGGACAAGGCCATCTCTGGGACCGTGAAGGTCCAGAACCTGGCCTTCGAGAAGACGGTCAAGATCCGCATGACCTTTGACACCTGGAAGAACTTCACGGACTTTGAGTGCCAGTACATGAAGGACACGTACGCGGGCTCGGACAGGGACACCTTCTCCTTCGCCATCAGCCTTCCCGAGAAGATCCAGTCCTATGAGAGAATGGAGTTTGCTGTGTGTTATGAGTGTAATGGACAGACGTACTGGGACAGCAACCAGGGCAGGAACTACCGCATCATCCAGGCGGAACTCCAGGGGATGCAGGGGGGGCCCCCGGCCCAGACCGGGCCCGATTTGGGCATCTCCTTCGACCACTTTGGGAGTCCACGGTGCTCCTATGGGTTGTACCCGGAATGGCCAAGTTATCTGGGATACGAGAAGCTGGGCCCTTACTATTAG